From a region of the Zingiber officinale cultivar Zhangliang chromosome 4B, Zo_v1.1, whole genome shotgun sequence genome:
- the LOC121976464 gene encoding very-long-chain aldehyde decarbonylase GL1-10-like has product MLPYATLGEAEAALGRSLTFAEDIWFRYTARMPDYLLFYHNIIFLFVIFSLAPLPLALIELGFPASVSSFKIQPKIRLPPTSFFQCYKDVMRVFLLVVGPLQLSSYPTIKFVGIRTGLPLPSLWEVALQLLVYFVVEDYGNYWIHRLMHCKWGYEKIHRVHHEFTAPIGFAAPYAHWAEVLLLGIPSFAGPAMVPCHMITFWLWIALRQLEAIETHSGYDFPWIPTKFIPFYGGAEYHDYHHYVGEHSQSNFASVFTYCDYIYGTDKGYRYHKALLAKLKEQPRNGDKIGTNGFKDGGKSD; this is encoded by the exons ATGTTGCCGTACGCGACGCTGGGGGAGGCGGAGGCGGCGCTGGGGCGGAGTCTGACCTTCGCCGAGGACATCTGGTTCCGCTACACCGCACGGATGCCCGACTACCTCTTATTTTACCACAACATCATCTTCCTCTTCGTCATCTTCTCCCTCGCGCCGCTCCCGCTCGCCCTCATCGAACTCGGCTTCCCTGCCTCCGTCTCCTCTTTCAAGATCCAGCCCAAGATCCGCCTCCCGCCGACCTCCTTCTTCCAGTGCTATAAGGACGTCATGCGGGTGTTCCTCCTCGTCGTCGGCCCGCTTCAACTCTCCTCCTACCCCACCATCAAG TTTGTGGGGATAAGGACTGGGCTTCCCCTTCCGTCACTGTGGGAAGTGGCTTTGCAACTCTTGGTTTACTTCGTGGTGGAGGACTATGGCAACTACTGGATTCACCGACTAATGCACTGCAAATGGGGGTACGAGAAGATACACCGTGTCCACCATGAATTCACAGCGCCTATTGGCTTTGCAGCACCCTATGCTCATTGGGCGGAGGTGCTGCTCCTTGGGATCCCCTCCTTTGCAGGGCCCGCTATGGTTCCTTGCCACATGATCACCTTCTGGCTTTGGATTGCCCTCCGCCAGCTTGAAGCGATTGAGACCCACAGCGG ATATGACTTCCCTTGGATACCAACCAAATTTATTCCCTTCTATGGAGGAGCAGAGTACCATGATTACCATCACTATGTAGGAGAGCATAGCCAAAGCAATTTCGCTTCTGTATTTACCTACTGTGACTATATTTATGGCACAGATAAG GGATACAGATATCACAAGGCACTGCTAGCAAAG TTGAAGGAGCAGCCAAGGAACGGCGACAAAATTGGGACCAACGGCTTCAAGGACGGTGGAAAATCCGATTAG